The Syntrophales bacterium region CTTCCAGTTCATGCGCCTCTTTCACATGGTGGGGCGCTGTGTGGACTGCGGCTCCTGTGTGTCCGTCTGCCCCATGGGGGTGGACCTGAGAAAGTTCCTCAAGAAGCTCGACAAGGACTGCCTGGAGATGTTCAACAACCGGGCCGGCTCCTCGATGGAGGATGTCCCGCCGCTGTCGGCCTACAGCGAAAACGACAAGGACGATTTTATCTTCAACCCGTAGAGAAATGAGCAAGGTACTGGTCAAATCCTTCGGGTGCTGGCCGCTGACCGAAGATAGCGAGACGAACGGAGAGGACATGAAGACATTTCTCGATGAAGTGAACGAAAGAATAAACGGCGTTCCGATCCAGCGATGCTACCACTGCCGGAAATGCACCGCCGGCTGCCCCCTGGCCTCCGTCATGGAATACAATCCCAACAAGATCATCAAGATGATCCAGCTGGGGATGAGGGACAAGGTGCTGGGCAGCTCCACCATCTGGCTGTGCGCCTCCTGCGAGACCTGCATCACCCGCTGCCCGAACGAGGTGGACATTGCCCGCATGATGGACGCCCTCCGCGAGATGGCCATCGTCTCCGGCGTCGGAGCCCGGGAGAAGAACGTTCTCCATTTCCACGAGGCCTTCCTGGCGAACATCCGTTCCAATGGCCGCATCAACGAGACGATGATGACAGTCAACTACAAGCTCAAGTCGGGAGATCTCTTCTCGGATGCCGCGATGGGGTTGAGCATGTTCATGAAAGGGAAGCTCGCCCTCATTTCTCCCAAGACAAAGGATATCCAGTCCGTGCGGGGCATCTTCGACAAGACGAAGAATGCCTGATGCAACAGTCCACCTGAAGGAGGCACGCGTTGAAAGTTCAATATTATCCGGGATGTTCCCTCCATGGGACGGCGAAGGAATATGACCAGTCCGTCAAGGCGGTCAGTCGGGCTCTCGGGATCGAGCTAAAGGAAGTGGAGGACTGGTCCTGCTGCGGGGCGACATCGGCCCACGCCACGAATTTCAGGCTGTCCGTGGCTCTTCCCGCCCGGAACCTGGCGGCTGCCGAAAAGTCGGACCTGAAGGACGTCATGGTCCCCTGCGCCGCCTGCTTCAACCGCTTCAAATCGGCACAGCACCACCTGGGGCACGATGCCGCTCTGAAGACGGACATCGAGAAGATCCTGGGGCGGAAAGTCGAGGGGACGGTCTCCGTTCGCAACCCCATCGATATCTTCTGCAAGGACATCGGGCTGGACACCCTGGAAGGCAAGGTTACCCGGAAACTCACCGGCCTGAAGCCCGTTTCCTATTACGGCTGCCTCCTGCTGCGACCGCCGGAGGTCTGCCAGTTTGATGATTACGAAAACCCGGTGCTTCTGGACAAACTGCTCGGGGCGATGGGAGCCGACGTGCGTCCCTGGTCCTACAAGACCGACTGCTGCGGCGGCAGCCTGACCATCAGCAGGACGGACATCGTGATCAAGATGGTGGACAAACTGGTCTCCATGGCCCGGGAGGCGGGGGCCAACTGCATCGTGACCGCCTGTCCGGTCTGCATGGCCAACGTGGACATGAGGGCCAGCGAGAATGTCCGCCTGCCCGTCTTCTATTTCACGGAACTGGTGGCCCTGGCCATGGGGCTCCAGGGGCCTGCGTCCTGGTTCAAGCTCCACAACGTGGACCCGACCCCCCTGGTGAGCGGTCTGGGCCTCCTGTAGCGATAAGACCCTTTCGGACGGCCGCCGCGAACCGGCGGTGACAAACATCTTTCAGACAGAAGAAAAAGGGACGTTATGGAAAAACGGTTGATCAAGAAGGACGCCCTCGGGGGCATCATCAGGAAGATCGGTGAGGACGGACCCGTGTTCGCGCCGGTGAAAGTGGAGGACAACGTCCTCTTCAAGCTGCTGGAAAAAGGGGACGAGCCCCTCACATCCTTCTCCAACAGCAAAAACGCACCGAAAAACTTCTTTTTCCCGCGGACGGAAGTGATGATGCGCTACACGAGGACGCCGAAGGGAACGGAGTTTGCGAGCCTGGAAGCGGAAAGCGGACAGGCGGTACTCTTCGGTGTGCGCCCCTGCGACGCCCGGAGCTTTGCCCTCCTGGACATGCTCTTCGATCAGGAAAAATACAGGGATCCCTTCTGGATCGACAAGCGGAACAAGACGACCATCGTGGCCATGGCCTGCAGCCGTCCTCCCTACACGACCTGCTTCTGCACGTCCGTGGGGGGACACCCGGTTTCATCCGAGGGGGCCGACGTCCTCCTGACGGACCTGGGAGATCAGTTCCTGGCGGAATTCGTGACCGAAAAGGGGTCGAAACTCCTGAAGTATTTCGGTGATGTCCAGGCCGACGAAGGGGCGGCGAAGAAGAAGGAAGAGATCGCCGCGCAGGCCGAGCAGGCCATTTCGTCGAAGATCCCCGCGAAGGAGATCAAGCCGATCCTGGATGTGAACTTCGAGCATCCCTTCTGGAACACGATCCACCAGAAATGCCTTGCCTGCGGGACCTGTACGTACCTGTGCCCCACATGCCATTGCTTCGACATCAGCGACGAAATGAAGTACGGCGACGGCCGGCGCCTGCGGAACTGGGACTCCTGCATGTACTGGCTGTTTACGAAGGAGACGTCAGGGCACAACCCGAGGATGACCCAGAAGGAGCGCTGGCGCCAGCGGACGATGCACAAGTTCAAGTATTATGTGGACAATTTCGATGCCATCGCCTGCGTGGGCTGCGGGCGTTGCGTGATGTACTGCCCCGTCAACATCGACATCCGGAAAATCGTCGAGGATATTTCGAAACTATAATTTCGGGAGAGCGCAATGCAGAATCCATATGTACCCTACCCCGTGGAAGTGATCAAGATCGTCACCGAGGTGGACACCAAGGACATCAAGACCTTCCGCTTCGCCTTCCTCAATAAGGAGGACGAGGAAAAGTTCCGGTACACCCCCGGCCAGTTCGGGGAGCTGTCCATCTTCGGCAAGGGCGAGTCCCCCATCGGAATCGCGTCATCTCCCACCCAGCAGGGATACGTCGAATTCACGGTTCAGAAGGCCGGCGTCGTCACGTCGGCCCTCCACGAAATGGAGGAAGGAACCCGGATGGGGCTCCGCGGGCCCCTGGGCAACTCCTGGCCCATCGAATTCCTGGAGGGCAAGAACATCGTCATCGTGGGCGGCGGATTCGCCTTCACGACGTTGCGCTCCCTGATCAATTACATGATCCACGGGGACAACCGGAAGCGCTTCGGCAAGATCACCGTCGTCTATGGCGCCCGCAACCCGGGACTTCTCATCTACAAGGATGAGTTGGAAGCCTGGTCCAAGAGGGACGATATCGACCTGAACGTGACCGTCGACAAGGGAGACGCTGGCTGGAAGGGGCGGGAGGGATTCGTTCCCACGGTCTGCAAGGAGGTGGCGCCCAGTTCGGAGAACGCCGTGACGGTCATCTGCGGTCCGCCGGTCATGATCCGCTTCACCCTGCCGGTCTTCTTCGATCTTGGGTTCTCCAAGGAGAACATCATCACGTCCCTCGAAATGAGGATGAAGTGCGGCATCGGGAAGTGCGGTCGCTGCAACGTCGGCAGCAAGTACGTCTGCAAGGACGGCCCCGTGTTCACCCTGGCGGAGCTGGACAAGCTGACGAAAGAATACTGAAGCGGCGGGCCTTTCGAAAAACGTCGGCTGTATTCCAAAGCCGCAAAGGGAGTCGACTCCGGGGAGCTTCAGGGCTCCCCTTTTTATGTCAGGGGGGATATGACTTTGTACACGGTGGTGGAAGCGCGGCAATTGTCCGAGGCGGTCTTCCGGATGGAGATTCTGGCACCGGAGATTGCCCGGAAAAGAAAAGCCGGTCAGTTCGTGATCCTCAAGATCGACGAGAGGGGAGAGCGCATCCCGCTGACCATTGTCGAGTCGGACGCAGGCCGGGGTACGATTACGATCATTTACCAGGTCGTGGGGAAGACGACGGCGGCCATGTCCGCCCTGAAGGCGGGGGATGCCTTCCAGGATGTTCAGGGTCCCCTGGGAAATCCAACGGACATTGAGATCTTCGGCCATGTCGTCTGCGTCGGCGGAGGCGTCGGCGTCGGGGTTATCTACCCCATCACGAAGGCCCTCAAGGAAAAGGGGAACCGGGTGACCTCCATCATCGGTGCCCGGACGAAGGACCTGATCATTCTCGAAGAGGAAATGCGCGCCGCCAGCGACGAACTCGTGGTCTGCACGGATGACGGGAGCTATGGATTCCATGGATTCGTCAGCACCGTCCTGCAGCAGATCATCGACCGCGGCGAAAAGGTCGACCATGTCTTCGCCATCGGACCGGTGCCCATGATGAGGGTGGTGGCAAATCTGACACGGCCTTACGCCATTCCGACGACCGTCAGCCTGAACCCGATCATGGTGGACGCCACCGGGATGTGTGGTGCCTGCCGGGTGGAAGTCGGCGGGAAGACGAAATTCACCTGCGTTGATGGACCGGAGTTTGACGGGCACCAGGTGAACTTCGACCTTCTTGCCAGCCGGCTCAGGATGTACTGCGAAGAGGAAAAGCAGTCCTACGAAAAGCACAGGTGCGGGTCGCATGGAAACTGAACCGAAAAAGGAAAAGAAGGAGAAGATCCCCCGGCAGGCGATGCCGGAGCAGGCCCCGGCGGACCGGATCAGGAACTTCGACGAGGTTCCTCTCGGATATGATACCGAGACGGCGATTCTCGAGGCGAAGCGCTGCATCCAGTGCAAGAAGCCCGGGTGCATCGAGGGATGTCCCGTCGACGTCCGGATTCCCGAGTTCATCAAGCGGATCGCCGATGGGGATTTCCTGGGCGCCGCCCGCACGCTGAAGGAAACGAACAGCCTGCCCGCCGTCTGCGGGCGGGTCTGCCCGCAGGAAGACCAGTGCGAGAAGTTCTGCATCCTCGGGAAGAAGGGCGAGCCGGTGGCCATCGGCCGCCTCGAGCGGTTCGCGGCGGACTACGAACGGAACACGGGCCAGGTGGCTGCCCCGGAAAAGCCGGCTTCG contains the following coding sequences:
- a CDS encoding sulfide/dihydroorotate dehydrogenase-like FAD/NAD-binding protein — protein: MTLYTVVEARQLSEAVFRMEILAPEIARKRKAGQFVILKIDERGERIPLTIVESDAGRGTITIIYQVVGKTTAAMSALKAGDAFQDVQGPLGNPTDIEIFGHVVCVGGGVGVGVIYPITKALKEKGNRVTSIIGARTKDLIILEEEMRAASDELVVCTDDGSYGFHGFVSTVLQQIIDRGEKVDHVFAIGPVPMMRVVANLTRPYAIPTTVSLNPIMVDATGMCGACRVEVGGKTKFTCVDGPEFDGHQVNFDLLASRLRMYCEEEKQSYEKHRCGSHGN
- a CDS encoding 4Fe-4S dicluster domain-containing protein; translated protein: MKTFLDEVNERINGVPIQRCYHCRKCTAGCPLASVMEYNPNKIIKMIQLGMRDKVLGSSTIWLCASCETCITRCPNEVDIARMMDALREMAIVSGVGAREKNVLHFHEAFLANIRSNGRINETMMTVNYKLKSGDLFSDAAMGLSMFMKGKLALISPKTKDIQSVRGIFDKTKNA
- a CDS encoding CoB--CoM heterodisulfide reductase iron-sulfur subunit B family protein: MKVQYYPGCSLHGTAKEYDQSVKAVSRALGIELKEVEDWSCCGATSAHATNFRLSVALPARNLAAAEKSDLKDVMVPCAACFNRFKSAQHHLGHDAALKTDIEKILGRKVEGTVSVRNPIDIFCKDIGLDTLEGKVTRKLTGLKPVSYYGCLLLRPPEVCQFDDYENPVLLDKLLGAMGADVRPWSYKTDCCGGSLTISRTDIVIKMVDKLVSMAREAGANCIVTACPVCMANVDMRASENVRLPVFYFTELVALAMGLQGPASWFKLHNVDPTPLVSGLGLL
- a CDS encoding 4Fe-4S dicluster domain-containing protein, which codes for MEKRLIKKDALGGIIRKIGEDGPVFAPVKVEDNVLFKLLEKGDEPLTSFSNSKNAPKNFFFPRTEVMMRYTRTPKGTEFASLEAESGQAVLFGVRPCDARSFALLDMLFDQEKYRDPFWIDKRNKTTIVAMACSRPPYTTCFCTSVGGHPVSSEGADVLLTDLGDQFLAEFVTEKGSKLLKYFGDVQADEGAAKKKEEIAAQAEQAISSKIPAKEIKPILDVNFEHPFWNTIHQKCLACGTCTYLCPTCHCFDISDEMKYGDGRRLRNWDSCMYWLFTKETSGHNPRMTQKERWRQRTMHKFKYYVDNFDAIACVGCGRCVMYCPVNIDIRKIVEDISKL
- a CDS encoding FAD/NAD(P)-binding protein, translating into MQNPYVPYPVEVIKIVTEVDTKDIKTFRFAFLNKEDEEKFRYTPGQFGELSIFGKGESPIGIASSPTQQGYVEFTVQKAGVVTSALHEMEEGTRMGLRGPLGNSWPIEFLEGKNIVIVGGGFAFTTLRSLINYMIHGDNRKRFGKITVVYGARNPGLLIYKDELEAWSKRDDIDLNVTVDKGDAGWKGREGFVPTVCKEVAPSSENAVTVICGPPVMIRFTLPVFFDLGFSKENIITSLEMRMKCGIGKCGRCNVGSKYVCKDGPVFTLAELDKLTKEY